In Candidatus Nanopelagicales bacterium, a genomic segment contains:
- a CDS encoding metallophosphoesterase: MTDPSPGAAPAAPAQSAGRHAAPPSRRGRTVVAIVLGVLLVLAALLLLRSCRSEEPAEIRVVAVGDMACDPTDPEYNDGRGTEDWCRQADVSDLAVSLEPDLFLGLGDYQYELPTTAGYDEVYGPTWGRLREITRPALGNQEYKVYQANTFRSYFGDYAGEERGYWSYDKGPWHFVVLNSNCTTVVGGCGEGSPQQQWLAEDLAAHEGMCTVAYWHHPRFSNGIMGPDQRTLALWRTLMGHRVAAVLSGHEADYERFPRLDEKGRNDLTGPRQFVVGTGGQIHYHPQVGDAPWRQKLTPVDSDYVNFDTHGVLQLTLKDGSYDWEYVSIDGEVLDSGSDTC, encoded by the coding sequence GTGACCGACCCGAGCCCGGGCGCGGCCCCGGCGGCCCCGGCGCAGAGCGCCGGGCGGCATGCGGCGCCGCCGTCGCGACGGGGCCGCACCGTCGTCGCCATCGTCCTCGGCGTCCTGCTGGTGCTCGCCGCGCTGCTGCTCCTGCGCTCTTGCCGCAGCGAGGAGCCCGCCGAGATCCGCGTCGTCGCGGTCGGCGACATGGCCTGCGACCCCACCGACCCGGAGTACAACGACGGCCGGGGCACCGAGGACTGGTGCCGGCAGGCCGACGTGTCCGACCTCGCCGTGTCGCTGGAGCCGGACCTGTTCCTCGGGCTCGGCGACTACCAGTACGAGCTGCCGACCACCGCCGGCTACGACGAGGTGTACGGGCCGACCTGGGGCCGGCTGCGGGAGATCACCAGGCCGGCGCTGGGCAACCAGGAGTACAAGGTCTACCAGGCCAACACGTTCCGGTCGTACTTCGGCGACTACGCCGGTGAGGAGCGCGGGTACTGGTCGTACGACAAGGGCCCCTGGCACTTCGTCGTGCTCAACTCCAACTGCACCACGGTCGTCGGCGGCTGCGGCGAGGGGTCACCGCAGCAGCAGTGGCTGGCCGAGGACCTGGCCGCGCACGAGGGCATGTGCACCGTGGCGTACTGGCACCACCCCCGGTTCTCCAACGGGATCATGGGTCCGGACCAGCGCACGCTCGCGCTGTGGAGGACGCTGATGGGACATCGAGTGGCGGCGGTGCTGTCGGGCCACGAGGCCGACTACGAGCGGTTCCCGCGGCTGGACGAGAAGGGCCGCAACGACCTCACCGGGCCGCGCCAGTTCGTCGTGGGGACCGGGGGCCAGATCCACTACCACCCGCAGGTCGGCGACGCCCCGTGGCGGCAGAAGCTCACCCCGGTCGACAGCGACTACGTCAACTTCGACACCCACGGCGTGCTCCAGCTGACGCTCAAGGACGGCTCGTACGACTGGGAGTACGTCTCGATCGACGGCGAGGTGCTCGACTCCGGCAGCGACACCTGCTGA